The DNA sequence AATGGGCCGTAGCTGGACTTCGCATTGCTGAGGTTGCCAGCAGCAATCTGACGAGGACCGAGTGGATCACGGGCAAGGTAGCCCTGAATGAAGACCGCCTGGCGCATGTTTATTCTTTGGTCGATGGGCAAATTCATGAAGTTAAGGTCCAGTTCGGGGACGACGTAAAGCAGGGACAGGTGTTGGCCGTTATCGACAGCAAAGAGGTCGGCTTGGCCAAGCTGGACTTATATAAAGATCGGCTCGATGCCGAGTTCGCCAAGATCAACTATGAGTTCATGCGAGAGATCAACGAGAACACACAAGCGCTCATCAAAGTTCTAATAGAACGGCCTCCACTGGAGAAAATTGGAGCGACATTTGATGACAAGCAGCTCGGCAAGAACCGCCAGCAGTTGATGACTGCCTACGCGAACCTATATAAATCGCGTGCCGACTACGAGCGACTCACGTCGGTGGCGGAAAGTGGCGTGGTGGCCGGCAAGTTATTGATCGAAGCCAAAGCCCGGTTCGAGGCGGACCAAGCCACATTTCAGTCACTCTTGGAACAATTGAAGTTTACTGCATCACAGGAGGCTTTGCTCGCCGAACAAAAACTTCAGCAAGCCGAGCAGACCGTGGCGGCCAGTCGTTCACGCCTACTCATACTCGGCTACCAGCAAGATGACCTGAAAAGCATTGATCCGATCAAAGAGGGCGAGATGATCGCACATTATGAGCTTCGCGCCCCGTTCGATGGCACGGTAATTGGCAAAAACGTAGTGCTGGCCGAGCGGGTGGGACCCGATACCGAGATGTTTCAGGTTGCTGACCTATCGACGCTGTGGGTGCAAGCAGATATCTATCAAAAAGATTTGCCCAAGACTCGCCAACTCGGTGAAACGCTGCGGTTTCGCTCCCCGGACTCAGACCATCTTCACGAAGCCCGTATCTTCTACACGGGTGATATTCTTGATCCAGAAACTCGGACGGTGCGATTGCGTGCCACGATTGACAATCCGGATCGTCATCTGAAACCAGGCATGTTCGTTGAAATCGCATTGCCGGGAGAAACGCTGTCCAACATCGTGACGTTGCCGGCGTCTGCCATTCAAGAAGTGGAAGGGCATGATGTCGTATTCGTACAGACCGGACTGGAAGCGTTCGAGAAGCGGAAAGTCAAGGTTGGAATGCGCAGCGGCGACACCGTACAGATCCGCGACGGGTTACAACCTGGCAACAAAGTGGTTGTGGTCGGTGGCTTTGCCCTGAAATCGGAACTGATGAAAGGATCGATCTCGCATGGCCATTAAAAGTCGAGAGCATTTTCGTCTACACTCCCTCTTGGTGATTACCTTTCTGCTCTACAATTTTCTGGGGCTCGCTCGCCAGCTTCGGAGCCAGCTATGATCAACAAATTCATCGACGTCTCATTGGACAACCGCTTCGTCGTATTATTGCTGGTTGTATTGCTGATCGCGGTTGGTCTGTCGTCGATGACTACATTACCCGTCGACGCCGTACCTGACTTGACCAACGTACAAGTTCAGGTGTTGACAACTTCGCCTTCACTCGGTCCTGTCGAGATGGAGCAACTGATCACATTCCCTGTCGAAACGTCGATGAGCGGTATTCCCCACGTCGATGAAATACGGAGCGTGACGAGGTTCGGTCTGTCGAACGTGACGATCGTGTTCGAGGAAGGCACGGACATCTACTGGGCACGGCAGCAGGTCAACGAACGATTGACTGAAGCCCGCGGGGAAATTCCCGCTGGGTTGGGAACTCCCACGATGGGGCCGATAGCGACGGGTATGGGTGAAATCTACCAATTCGAGTTGCGCACCAAGCCGGGCTGCGACTACGACCTTCAGGAATTGCGAACGATCCTCGATTGGCAGATTGCCTTTCAGCTGCGCAGCGTGCCCGGTGTCATTGAAGTCAATACATTCGGCGGAGAACTGAAGACGTACGAAGTGCAGGTGAATCCGAATGCCTTACTGAATTACAAGATCCCGC is a window from the Gimesia benthica genome containing:
- a CDS encoding efflux RND transporter periplasmic adaptor subunit; this encodes MMNVDRIENLWCNKHRMTALMGYGLLAVAVGAAGMYAVTRAFLTEPVSGVASTEARHGVDDEHGEDSYVVTLAKDKWAVAGLRIAEVASSNLTRTEWITGKVALNEDRLAHVYSLVDGQIHEVKVQFGDDVKQGQVLAVIDSKEVGLAKLDLYKDRLDAEFAKINYEFMREINENTQALIKVLIERPPLEKIGATFDDKQLGKNRQQLMTAYANLYKSRADYERLTSVAESGVVAGKLLIEAKARFEADQATFQSLLEQLKFTASQEALLAEQKLQQAEQTVAASRSRLLILGYQQDDLKSIDPIKEGEMIAHYELRAPFDGTVIGKNVVLAERVGPDTEMFQVADLSTLWVQADIYQKDLPKTRQLGETLRFRSPDSDHLHEARIFYTGDILDPETRTVRLRATIDNPDRHLKPGMFVEIALPGETLSNIVTLPASAIQEVEGHDVVFVQTGLEAFEKRKVKVGMRSGDTVQIRDGLQPGNKVVVVGGFALKSELMKGSISHGH